From a single Mycolicibacterium moriokaense genomic region:
- the stf0 gene encoding trehalose 2-sulfotransferase, with translation MPAHPTAYLVLASQRSGSTLLVESLRATGVAGEPQEFFQYLPTTSQSPQPRQWFEGVEDESILRLLDPLDEGKPDLAPPEIWRDYIRTVGRTPNGVWGGKLMWNQTPLLLQRAAGLPDRSGEGLLSAIRDVIGSDPVLIHVYRPDVVSQAVSFWRAVQTRVWRGRPDPTRDSRAEYHAGAIAHVIKMLRAQEEGWRNWFAEENVKPMEISYPVLWRNLTQIVGDTLDAIGQDRRLAPAPVLERQADQRSDEWVDRYRADAEREGLPT, from the coding sequence CTATCTCGTGCTCGCGTCGCAACGAAGCGGCAGCACGCTGTTGGTCGAATCGCTGCGGGCGACCGGTGTGGCGGGTGAGCCGCAGGAGTTCTTTCAGTACCTTCCGACCACCAGTCAGTCGCCCCAGCCGCGGCAGTGGTTCGAGGGCGTCGAGGACGAGTCGATCCTGCGACTGCTCGATCCGCTGGACGAAGGCAAGCCGGATCTCGCACCCCCGGAGATCTGGCGGGACTACATCCGGACGGTCGGCCGCACCCCCAACGGAGTCTGGGGCGGCAAGCTGATGTGGAACCAGACCCCGCTGCTGTTGCAGCGGGCCGCGGGACTGCCGGACCGGTCGGGTGAGGGCCTGCTGTCCGCGATCCGCGACGTCATCGGCAGCGATCCGGTTCTCATCCACGTCTACCGCCCAGACGTTGTCTCCCAGGCAGTTTCGTTCTGGCGGGCGGTGCAGACCCGGGTCTGGCGTGGGCGGCCCGACCCGACTCGCGACTCGCGTGCCGAATATCACGCAGGTGCCATCGCGCACGTGATCAAGATGCTGCGCGCACAGGAGGAGGGCTGGCGCAACTGGTTCGCCGAGGAGAACGTCAAGCCGATGGAGATCTCCTATCCGGTGTTGTGGCGCAACCTCACTCAGATCGTCGGCGACACACTCGACGCGATCGGGCAGGACCGACGATTGGCGCCCGCACCCGTGCTGGAACGCCAGGCCGATCAGCGCTCCGACGAATGGGTGGACCGGTACCGCGCTGACGCGGAGCGCGAGGGCCTGCCGACATGA
- the cysD gene encoding sulfate adenylyltransferase subunit CysD encodes MTLDTLHVDELRILEAEAVHIIREVVAELERPVLLFSAGKDSIVLLRLAEKAFRPSPLPFPVMHVDTGHNFDEVIEFRDRRVTGAGHKLIVASVQESIDSGRVPDPGPGASRNRQQTRTLLDALEAGGFDAAFGGARRDEERARAKERILSFRDEFGQWDPRAQRPEPWSLYNGRIKKGEQVRVFPLSNWTELDVWRYIELESLELPSIYFAHQREVFERDGILLAVSEYAQPADGETASTEWVRYRTVGDLTITGAVRSRATDIAGVIAEISAATVSERGETRADDRTSAAAMEDRKREGYF; translated from the coding sequence ATGACGCTCGACACGCTGCATGTCGACGAGCTACGGATACTCGAGGCCGAGGCGGTGCACATCATCCGCGAGGTCGTCGCGGAACTCGAGCGCCCGGTGCTGCTCTTCTCGGCGGGCAAGGACTCGATTGTGCTGCTGCGGTTGGCGGAGAAGGCGTTTCGGCCCAGTCCGCTGCCCTTCCCGGTCATGCACGTCGACACCGGGCACAACTTCGACGAGGTCATCGAGTTCAGGGACCGTCGCGTCACGGGTGCCGGTCACAAGCTGATCGTCGCGTCGGTGCAGGAGTCCATCGACAGCGGCCGGGTGCCCGATCCAGGTCCCGGCGCGTCCAGGAACCGGCAGCAGACCCGAACGCTGCTGGATGCGCTGGAGGCGGGCGGCTTCGACGCGGCGTTCGGCGGTGCCCGCCGCGATGAGGAGCGGGCCAGGGCCAAGGAGCGGATCCTGAGCTTTCGCGACGAGTTCGGGCAGTGGGATCCACGTGCGCAACGACCGGAGCCGTGGTCGCTCTACAACGGCCGGATCAAGAAGGGCGAACAGGTCCGGGTGTTCCCCCTCAGCAACTGGACTGAGCTGGACGTGTGGCGCTACATCGAGCTGGAATCGCTTGAGCTGCCTTCGATCTACTTCGCTCACCAGCGTGAGGTGTTCGAGCGTGACGGAATTCTGTTGGCGGTGTCGGAGTATGCCCAGCCCGCCGACGGTGAGACCGCGTCGACGGAGTGGGTGCGCTATCGCACCGTAGGCGACCTGACCATCACCGGCGCCGTGCGATCGCGGGCGACGGACATCGCGGGCGTCATCGCCGAGATCTCCGCGGCCACGGTGTCCGAGCGCGGCGAGACGCGTGCCGACGACCGCACCTCCGCCGCCGCCATGGAGGACCGCAAGCGCGAGGGCTACTTCTGA